A part of Acropora palmata chromosome 6, jaAcrPala1.3, whole genome shotgun sequence genomic DNA contains:
- the LOC141883504 gene encoding uncharacterized protein LOC141883504 codes for MSLSIGVDVGETNTNAVILKGKYVLCSSKAPSTEDVTSGIIETVQSVLKQLPEELARSPGAHVERVSIGTTQFVNAVRQGKDLSGVALYRLCHPATTAIPPNVPGLHEVFYLKGGYEFNGAIINKVDEKEVKEITKKVYDEGIRHIAIVGVFSPKYKEQENDVGRIISSAHPDMKVTLSHEVYDKTDFLKRESLSVTNASLRSLYEQTEATLSTALMKLGLRCPFYFTRNDGYLISFELARRFPVLTFASGLTNSMRGAAFLSGVQNGIVIDIGGTTMHVGSIKDGFPTFLSAKTDVEDINFPMTGVQIVKFGGGSVVHQSKEGITVGQMLTNEALVFGGNALTATDIAVASGFIDLGDKEKVKDLSQNVKDEALEDIKKKIQAALDQAKSSDEDQPVIVVGGGGILVHPDNPVKLKGASKVICAQHFQVANAVGAAVAVQGKNTKESSPLQQASVLLQLAKIGVDETIEPSEPYIDPNTGDWILKEYDIECITLGAGIMACGGGGNAKIGRLRALASLKKNKEVRVIHPGKLGKVSKLTGPVAVVALMGDPMVVFERLISGQESASALKKMEGGHCPGDEPSPDTKPIALLCGEMGGISTTEPLAVGGDENVCILDADGMGRANPDLQMFLPYVYGCPVSFSAIGDEKGRTETYCAKSPEDMEEHYRTAIEGMGNVAGIAFTVDWKFVSKETCPLYSLSRLRKLGNTVLEARKNNQDPVKSIIKHEDGKILFHGKIVEVKNDSEGGFSKGTITIDGSKPEAEFKEKLYIAVKNENYLAYICDDHDGKTYLATVPDLISLVNEDGSAITTEMVQKGLKVCVIAMPCNPLWTTKEGMDAGGPAAFGFPDVPYKPVGKYKGYPPIPQIKTGR; via the exons ATGTCGCTTTCCATTGGGGTGGATGTTGGAGAAACAAACACTAATGCTGTTATCCTAAAAGGAAAGTATGTGCTTTGCTCATCTAAAGCTCCATCCACGGAAGATGTCACATCTGGTATCATTGAGACCGTCCAATCAGTACTGAAGCAGCTTCCAGAAGAACTTGCGCGCAGTCCTGGTGCGCATGTTGAGAGAGTCAGCATCGGCACCACCCAGTTTGTGAATGCTGTCAGGCAAGGAAAAGATCTCTCAGGGGTGGCTTTGTACAGGCTGTGTCACCCTGCAACTACAGCTATTCCACCGAACGTACCTGGCTTACATGAGGTCTTTTACCTTAAAGGAGGATATGAGTTTAACGGTGCTATTATAAACAaagttgatgaaaaagaaGTAAAGGAGATAACGAAGAAAGTGTACGACGAAG GAATAAGGCATATAGCCATTGTTGGAGTCTTCTCTCCAAAGTACAAGGAACAAGAAAACGATGTGGGTAGAATTATCTCGTCTGCGCACCCAGACATGAAAGTAACACTTTCTCATGAGGTGTATGACAAAACAGACTTCCTAAAACGTGAATCTCTATCTGTTACGAATGCAAGTCTGAGATCACTCTATGAACAGACAGAGGCAACATTGTCTACAGCCTTGATGAAACTTGGCTTGAGGTGTCCTTTTTATTTCACGAGGAATGATGGCTACTTGATAAG TTTCGAGCTTGCGCGACGCTTCCCAGTGCTGACGTTTGCATCAGGCCTAACAAATAGCATGCGAGGTGCAGCTTTCCTATCAGGGGTGCAAAATGGCATTGTCATTGACATTGGAGGAACAACCATGCATGTAGGGTCAATAAAAGACGGATTTCCAACATTCTTATCAGCAAAG ACGGATGTGGAGGATATCAACTTCCCAATGACTGGTGTTCAGATTGTTAAGTTTGGAGGTGGATCAGTTGTGCATCAATCAAAA GAGGGAATCACCGTTGGCCAAATGTTGACGAACGAAGCACTCGTGTTTGGTGGAAATGCCCTGACAGCGACCGACATTGCTGTCGCGTCTGGTTTCATTGACCTTGGTGATaaggaaaaagtgaaagaCCTCTCTCAAAATGTTAAGGATGAAGCACTGGAagatatcaagaaaaaaattcaagcagCACTTGATCAAGCTAAG TCAAGTGATGAAGACCAACCGGTCATCGTTGTTGGTGGAGGCGGCATTCTAGTGCACCCAGATAATCCAGTAAAACTCAAAGGAGCCTCAAAAGTGATTTGTGCTCAACATTTCCAG GTTGCAAATGCAGTTGGTGCTGCTGTTGCTGTACAAG gaaaaaataCGAAAGAGTCTTCACCTCTTCAACAAGCATCTGTATTACTACAACTCGCCAAAATAGGCGTTGATGAAACAATCGAGCCAAGTGAGCCATATATAGACCCAAACACTGGTGACTGGATCTTGAAAGAATACGATATCGAATGTATCACTCTTGGAGCAGGGATTATGGCGTGTGGTGGAGGAGGAAACGCCAAAATTGGAAGATTAAGGGCCCTGGCAtctttgaaaaagaataaGGAGGTTCGCGTCATTCATCCTGGCAA ATTAGGCAAAGTAAGCAAACTGACTGGTCCCGTTGCAGTGGTAGCTCTGATGGGAGACCCAATGGTAGTCTTCGAGAGACTGATCAGTGGCCAGGAGAGCGCATCAGCACTAAAGAAAATGGAAGGAGGCCATTGCCCTGGAGATGAG CCGTCACCTGACACGAAACCAATAGCTCTCCTGTGTGGTGAAATGGGTGGCATTAGCACTACCGAGCCTTTGGCGGTTGGAGGAGATGAAAACGTTTGCATTTTAGACGCAGACGGCATGGGACGGGCCAATCCTGATCTGCAGATGTTCCTTCCATATGTTTATGGTTGCCCAGTATCCTTCTCGGCGATCGGGGATGAAAAAGGGAGGACCGAAACGTATTGTGCCAAATCCCCAGAGGATATGGAGGAACATTATAGAACTGCAATTGAGGGTATGGG aaacgTTGCTGGTATTGCGTTTACCGTAGATTGGAAATTCGTGAGTAAAGAGACGTGTCCCTTATATTCTCTAAGTCGTCTTCGAAAATTGGGCAACACTGTCCTTGaagcaagaaaaaacaaccaaGATCCAGTGAAAAGTATTATTAAACACGAAGATGGCAAAATTTTATTCCATGGAAAG ATTGTCGAGGTTAAAAACGACAGCGAAGGCGGCTTTAGTAAAGGAACCATAACAATTGATGGGTCGAAACCCGAAGCTGAGTTCAAAGAAAAGCTTTATATTgcagtcaaaaatgaaaactatttGGCCTACATTTGTGACGACCATGATGGCAAAACATATCTTGCCACTGTTCCCGATCTGATCTCATTGGTAAATGAGGACGGCAGCGCTATTACAACAGAAATGGTGCAAAAAGGTTTGAAAGTCTGTGTTATCGCCATGCCCTGCAACCCACTGTGGACCACCAAAGAAGGAATGGACGCTGGGGGCCCAGCGGCTTTTGGTTTCCCTGACGTACCATACAAACCAGTAGGAAAGTATAAGGGATATCCTCCGATTCCTCAAATTAAAACAGGCCGCTGA
- the LOC141883964 gene encoding uncharacterized protein LOC141883964, with product MQCEQVRESLPSKTERVVELATEKGASNWLTVIPIKEMNFNLNKREFRDAIKLRYDWEIADLPAMCTCGDLFTVDHAMVCRHGGLIIQRRNEIRDLEAEMLRMVCTDVEIEPVLQEITGEELNRGANRAPDARLDIHARGFWDRQQSAFFDLRVCHPNADSYRELSPKQIFQLHENEKKRQYSRRVLEVEQGTFTPLVFTSTGGMADECKRFHSCLAELLALKKGDDYATTISWIRAKVSFAILRSALLCLRGTRRKRRAANISDIDITSESAQARI from the coding sequence ATGCAGTGTGAGCAAGTGAGGGAATCCTTGCCTAGCAAAACTGAACGCGTGGTAGAGCTAGCTACGGAGAAAGGAGCCTCGAATTGGTTGACGGTGATCCCGATAAAGGAGatgaattttaacttgaatAAAAGAGAATTCAGAGATGCAATCAAGCTAAGGTATGACTGGGAGATCGCTGACCTACCGGCCATGTGCACATGCGGGGACTTATTTACCGTTGACCATGCTATGGTCTGCCGGCATGGAGGGCTGATTATTCAGAGGCGCAATGAGATTAGGGACTTAGAGGCGGAAATGTTGCGCATGGTTTGCACCGACGTAGAGATAGAGCCAGTCCTTCAGGAAATCACTGGGGAAGAGCTAAATAGAGGCGCAAACAGAGCGCCTGATGCCCGACTAGATATTCACGCTCGCGGGTTTTGGGACAGACAGCAATCTGCGTTTTTTGATCTTCGGGTGTGCCATCCAAACGCAGATTCGTATCGAGAACTGTCTCCGAAACAGATATTCCAGCtacatgaaaatgagaagaagaggcaATACAGCAGGCGGGTTTTGGAAGTGGAGCAAGGGACATTCACACCTTTAGTCTTTACAAGCACAGGTGGAATGGCCGATGAATGCAAGAGATTCCATAGCTGCCTCGCAGAGCTACTTGCGTTAAAGAAAGGAGATGACTACGCTACAACCATATCTTGGATAAGGGCAAAGGTATCATTTGCCATTCTACGATCAGCCTTGCTCTGTCTCAGAGGAaccaggagaaagagaagagcagcCAATATATCTGACATTGACATTACATCCGAAAGTGCGCAAGCCAGAATTTAA